A window from Calliopsis andreniformis isolate RMS-2024a chromosome 5, iyCalAndr_principal, whole genome shotgun sequence encodes these proteins:
- the LOC143179630 gene encoding uncharacterized protein LOC143179630, whose product MKRKDRKNPNKQANIRSKQLEARGVSIDMKTSWAAQDLTSAFSNLNVARFQQKQLQEKEQKLLQLYDQQQQRAYQVVQRGSASSNGSSHGSTISQHSVTKTSTSSHTASTSQGGKVRQMFDERRQTTVKGIDRSYPLEPLENKPRKQTNGNAAQRNGNLTVSRQSVTVKRVARADANSNLNGGKPVVSYHEEITRESFGPSERQHTNDDFENENYVAQYANGNHQDKVPIEDFLEEDTMQRNRMMAKLHLMEYDETLKHRVKNDLESEEFPEDFMVDVPDKLPKQSVTRKLSQAEVRLERFKNANAKRNNNMAKNTNTISVTKKRSDTVFPTKSTSSVNEVTKNRTQKIVEKGSLGRKESPRNDESDVTAVGYKNLEESLSASDSEGNERRRSKSPRSFCIETKDFATTFRIDSKTSRRLSPDVSKNVRKRSESPKFFCKESEKSATTYAIDSKTAGRLSPDVSKNVRKRSESPKFFCKESEKSATTYAIDSKTAGRLSPDISKNIKKRSESPKFFCKESEKSATTYAIDSKTAGRLSPDVSKNIKKRSESPKFFCKESEKSATTYAIDSKTAGRLSPDVSKNVRKRSESPKFFCKESEKSATTYAIDSKTAGRLSPDVSKNVRKRSESPKFFCKESEKSATTYAIDSKTAGRLSPDVSKNVRKRSESPKFFCKESEKSATTYAIDSKTAGRLSPDVSKNIKKRSESPKFFCKESEKSATTYAIDSKTAQELSPKFSKSMKHVQLASKTHKNIPVIHGKDVKEKSNKQTIIVGFDTMDRDTKSPQSETSNRTSSPETVKRIKGKDESTIRNKSPSFFERIKERAMSPQFFNRKSKKTSATKLTSKSPELSEKIPRKDSKKISPKNQEHSLAYISKTRTSDSIKKDLRNTNRSPQLLSTNPDRSSTIIFVTPETIRKPRTESGKYRKKQQTPEPVTNRIAQSSRKISEEDINANSRYNIRNSVSRFFSEQCEKAAKNANVKTLEAGGNSDLSRSSSPVSLKDMNESRPTNKVPLPYRNDTENSTTTIDGSKSSRESSPKSQKLNKKFFWYGSDKSSQKPKSTKQLTDERSKSPRSKLSSLINIGTKSSKSPNDINSIKRTKVIINYNEDNSRDSSPKPLKTINGKSGASKFFRHELDKPNTLVDLKPKFKEGSSVKQPNSLLSGSNYSTSIHFRDKNSKSPDNSSGRTSSRSSSPKSEKIVDNRSRTPEFFCYETERSATTVSLKPKSSDSTGPWQRSSNFPAVQSPTRSLKSPDSLVAPKDTKTTRRGSSNVLRSTKLIRSIISHPSNKPQTNCLSKKNLKEEQNTSTISKDAREAPDEGNRELKYRPRKTESKELTTNITMSKITMTAFSKPYELPSPKSSSRSSTSAEVDVEIQEITLPDQYIKQKRLEREQLGSTYTKSSPGSKKTPKTETSFTYSARRASKKRSSLFESDIFEAPRKDQQTTDDPGISKSSRTASSREEKDNSLKQMIQNASTERSCPARESVIHASKRGVKSKVANEEEVSNILRQSPSQLKEAKVSLQETLLSESKLCKPKKQAQTLRSIDLIKKIINKEPQSEKEGTYQETFRETEISEKYGTSSSLEDEINKNVSVSTMIETTNLENKSGSWGKNYERTDSVESALRRFDSIGTETSVASGQSTLERNKGSITEKRQTLLETSRIGSLTDDSETISLKALDQNVNFPRGPGDEPSTSTLRKTSAVTVPGLVKSRKMETSKTQETRHQKRLAKARDSIELARISARSGSPACKRKLFSDTDSVEVETESSSSKHSLDSIKTVERLSSRKTEPVKTEIGSPKTVSKFLKSVPSGASTKRSDTRKANGPSTGDIGSDCSVSVKQLRSIEDIRKSIESESPNRKAREVSPKSAIASSALRGLSTVHPQSRRTSGEDRGESKRETLLKRPENLSVKNNALGDSVRVVSCMPRFSRVVKSPSPDLMKAPETGNRPRRNVPPSPSKSPDTASRRSSTDAKIQDTKLLKRPVPAKSTEPIGNRKSTTTRKSTDVVDGAVLENGLHLRDQTIETKYDNDSSATKKGEAFIIDFDEQPSKENDGPPLRKPLLRKRSTDKQTLPTQSGRPPSSVSSTSSGSSMQASVTKGKMASRARTPISGTTTSKGSASSKGGSSCAVEQLVPCKVCGRRFAQDRVGLHEQICTKTGQKKRKQFDTMMHRVRGTELESFVKKGICKKIEKPKKTEVKSNWRRKHEDFINAIRSAKQVQAHLAAGGKISDLPPPPPSDTSDYIQCPHCGRKFNQAAAERHIPKCEHMLHNKPVHVRAPKPRR is encoded by the exons ATGAAACGCAAGGATCGTAAAAATCCCAACAAACAAGCGAACATTCGATCGAAGCAACTCGAGGCCCGTGGAGTCTCCATCGATATGAAAACGTCCTGGGCAGCCCAAGACCTGACATCTGCGTTCTCCAATCTCAATGTG GCCCGGTTCCAGCAGAAGCAGCTGCAGGAGAAGGAGCAGAAGTTGCTGCAGCTCTACGACCAGCAACAGCAAAGGGcttatcaggtggtgcaacgaggCAGCGCTAGTTCCAACGGCTCGAGCCATGGATCCACTATCAGCCAGCACAGTGTCACAAAGACTTCGACCAGCAGCCACACAGCCTCGACCTCGCAGGGCGGAAAG GTGAGGCAGATGTTTGACGAGAGACGGCAGACGACCGTGAAAGGCATAGACAGGAGCTACCCGCTGGAGCCACTGGAGAACAAACCGCGGAAGCAAACGAACGGAAACGCTGCGCAGAGGAACGGAAATTTGACGGTGAGCCGACAATCTGTGACTGTGAAACGGGTGGCCCGAGCTGATGCGAACAGCAATTTGAACGGCGGCAAACCTGTCGTTTCGTACCACGAAGAGATCACCCGAGAATCGTTTGGTCCCTCTGAACGGCAACACACGAACGACGACTTCGAAAATGAGAACTATGTCGCGCAGTACGCTAATGGAAATCATCAGGACAAG GTACCCATCGAAGACTTTCTGGAGGAGGACACGATGCAGAGGAATCGTATGATGGCAAAGCTCCACTTAATGGAATACGATGAGACGCTGAAGCATCGTGTTAAGAACGACCTCGAGAGCGAGGAGTTTCCAGAGGATTTTATGGTGGACGTTCCTGACAAGCTTCCGAAACAAAGTGTTACCAGGAAGTTATCCCAGGCGGAAGTTAGATTGGAACGCTTTAAAAATGCCAACGCGAAGCGTAACAACAATATGGCGAAAAATACGAACACGATCAGTGTTACGAAGAAACGATCCGATACAGTATTTCCAACAAAATCTACTTCCAG TGTGAATGAAGTGACGAAGAATAGAACGCAAAAGATTGTGGAGAAAGGATCGCTTGGCAGAAAGGAAAGTCCTCGAAACGACGAATCGGATGTCACGGCCGTAGGCTATAAGAATCTAGAAGAAAGTCTATCGGCGTCAGATTCTGAAGGGAACGAAAGACGAAGGAGTAAAAGCCCTCGATCCTTTTGTATCGAGACGAAGGACTTTGCAACCACATTTAGAATCGACTCAAAAACTAGTAGAAGGTTGTCGCCTGATGTCTCAAAAAATGTAAGAAAGCGAAGTGAGAGCCCAAAATTTTTCTGCAAGGAATCTGAAAAATCTGCCACTACGTATGCAATTGACTCAAAAACTGCTGGAAGATTGTCACCTGATGTCTCAAAAAATGTAAGAAAGCGAAGTGAGAGCCCAAAATTTTTCTGTAAGGAATCTGAAAAATCTGCCACTACGTATGCAATCGACTCAAAAACTGCTGGGAGATTGTCGCctgatatttcaaaaaatataaaaaagcgaAGTGAGAGTCCGAAGTTTTTCTGCAAGGAATCTGAAAAGTCTGCCACTACATATGCAATCGACTCAAAAACTGCTGGAAGATTATCACCTGATGtctcaaaaaatataaaaaagcgaAGTGAGAGTCCGAAGTTTTTCTGCAAGGAATCTGAAAAGTCTGCCACTACATATGCAATCGACTCAAAAACTGCTGGAAGATTGTCACCTGATGTCTCAAAAAATGTAAGAAAGCGAAGTGAGAGTCCGAAATTTTTCTGCAAGGAATCTGAAAAATCTGCCACTACATATGCAATCGACTCAAAAACTGCTGGAAGATTGTCACCTGATGTCTCAAAAAATGTAAGAAAGCGAAGTGAGAGTCCGAAGTTTTTCTGTAAGGAATCTGAAAAGTCTGCCACTACATATGCAATCGATTCAAAAACTGCTGGAAGATTGTCGCCTGATGTCTCAAAAAATGTAAGAAAGCGAAGTGAGAGCCCAAAATTTTTCTGTAAGGAATCTGAAAAATCTGCCACTACATATGCAATCGACTCAAAAACTGCTGGAAGATTGTCACCTGATGtctcaaaaaatataaaaaagcgaAGTGAGAGCCCAAAATTTTTCTGTAAGGAATCTGAAAAATCTGCCACTACATATGCAATTGATTCAAAAACTGCTCAAGAACTTTCTCCTAAATTCTCGAAAAGCATGAAGCATGTACAGCTAGCATCAAAAACACATAAAAATATACCTGTAATACATGGCAAAGATGTAAAAGAAAAATCTAATAAACAGACTATAATTGTAGGTTTTGATACAATGGACAGAGATACTAAGTCTCCTCAGTCTGAAACAAGCAACAGAACTTCATCTCCAGAAACTGTAAAAAGGATTAAAGGAAAAGATGAGTCTACTATTAGAAATAAATCACCTAGCTTTTTTGAAAGAATAAAAGAACGTGCTATGAGTCCCcaattttttaatagaaaatctaagaaaacatcCGCAACTAAATTGACATCTAAATCTCCAGAACTTAGCGAGAAAATTCCACGAAAAGACAGTAAGAAAATATCACCTAAAAATCAAGAGCATTCACTTGCGTATATTAGTAAAACAAGAACATCAGACTCTATAAAAAAAGACTTAAGAAACACCAATAGAAGCCCTCAATTGCTGTCTACGAATCCCGATAGATCCTCTACCATCATATTCGTAACGCCAGAGACGATAAGAAAACCAAGAACAGAATCTGGAAAATACAGGAAGAAGCAACAAACTCCTGAACCTGTGACAAACAGAATCGCACAGTCTAGTAGAAAAATATCTGAAGAAGATATCAATGCAAATTCTAGATACAATATACGAAATTCAGTATCGCGATTCTTCTCTGAACAATGCGAAAAAGCTGCTAAGAACGCAAACGTAAAAACGTTAGAAGCTGGTGGAAACTCCGATTTATCTCGCAGTTCGTCTCCAGTATCACTGAAGGACATGAACGAGTCACGTCCAACCAATAAAGTTCCTCTACCTTATCGAAACGACACTGAAAACTCTACTACCACGATAGACGGAAGTAAAAGCAGTCGTGAATCGTCTCCAAAATCGCAAAAATTGAACAAAAAGTTTTTTTGGTACGGATCAGACAAATCAAGCCAGAAACCTAAATCTACAAAACAGTTGACAGATGAACGATCCAAGAGCCCTCGATCAAAGCTTAGTAGTCTCATAAATATTGGCACTAAATCGTCAAAAAGTCCTAACGATATTAATTCGATAAAACGCACTAAAgtgattattaattataatgagGACAACAGTCGTGACTCATCCCCTAAGCCACTGAAGACTATAAATGGCAAAAGTGGAGCTTCAAAATTTTTTCGTCACGAACTAGACAAGCCAAACACACTTGTTGATCTAAAACCCAAATTTAAGGAAGGTTCATCTGTTAAACAACCTAACAGTCTTCTATCAGGGTCGAATTACTCCACAAGCATCCattttcgagataaaaattcGAAGAGCCCTGATAACTCCAGTGGCAGAACCAGCAGTCGCAGCTCATCCCCTAAATCAGAGAAAATCGTGGACAATAGAAGTCGAACTCCAGAATTTTTCTGTTACGAAACAGAAAGATCTGCTACCACAGTGAGTTTAAAACCAAAATCCTCGGATTCCACAGGTCCCTGGCAAAGGTCAAGCAATTTTCCGGCTGTCCAATCTCCAACTCGATCATTGAAGAGCCCTGACAGCCTCGTCGCACCTAAAGATACCAAGACTACTCGTCGAGGTTCTAGCAATGTCTTACGTTCTACCAAACTGATCCGTAGCATCATAAGCCATCCGAGTAACAAACCTCAGACAAATTGCTTGtcaaaaaagaatttaaaagagGAACAAAATACTTCTACTATATCTAAAGACGCGAGAGAAGCGCCAGACGAAGGAAACAGGGAACTGAAATACCGACCAAGGAAGACTGAATCGAAAGAACTCACGACGAATATAACCATGAGCAAAATCACAATGACAGCGTTTTCCAAACCGTATGAACTTCCAAGTCCGAAATCGAGTTCGAGGAGTTCCACCTCCGCTGAAGTGGACGTGGAAATTCAAGAGATCACGTTGCCTGATCaatacataaaacagaaaaGGCTCGAGCGTGAGCAACTTGGAAGTACTTACACAAAATCGTCACCAGGCTCCAAGAAGACACCAAAGACAGAAACTTCGTTCACGTATTCCGCGCGCAGGGCTAGCAAAAAGAGGTCCTCTCTATTCGAATCGGATATTTTCGAAGCGCCAAGGAAAGATCAGCAAACGACAGATGATCCTGGAATCTCGAAATCGAGTAGAACCGCGAGTTCCAGGGAAGAGAAAGATAACAGTTTGAAGCAGATGATACAGAACGCGAGCACTGAACGTTCATGCCCAGCAAGAGAATCGGTTATTCATGCTTCAAAACGTGGGGTGAAGAGCAAAGTCGCGAATGAGGAGGAAGTGAGCAACATTCTGAGGCAAAGTCCAAGTCAATTGAAGGAGGCAAAGGTGAGTCTGCAGGAAACTCTGCTCAGCGAGTCGAAGCTCTGCAAACCGAAGAAGCAGGCTCAAACTTTGCGATCCATAGACCTTATTAAGAAGATCATTAATAAGGAACCGCAGTCTGAAAAGGAAGGAACATATCAAGAAACATTTCGCGAAACCGAGATTTCTGAAAAATATGGAACATCGTCAAGTTTAGAAGATGAAATAAACAAAAATGTTTCCGTGTCAACGATGATCGAGACGACCAATCTCGAAAACAAAAGTGGTTCCTGGGGCAAGAATTATGAAAGAACAGATTCAGTTGAGTCAGCACTCAGACGTTTCGATTCTATTGGCACAGAGACTAGCGTGGCGTCTGGTCAAAGCACTTTGGAACGAAACAAAGGATCGATAACGGAGAAAAGACAAACGCTGCTCGAGACAAGCAGGATTGGAAGCTTAACGGATGACTCGGAAACGATTTCCCTGAAAGCACTCGATCAGAATGTAAATTTTCCACGAGGCCCTGGGGACGAGCCATCAACATCGACTTTGAGGAAAACTTCAGCCGTGACCGTGCCTGGACTCGTGAAAAGTCGAAAAATGGAAACCTCGAAAACGCAGGAGACTCGGCATCAGAAAAGATTGGCGAAAGCTAGAGACTCGATCGAGCTCGCTCGAATCTCTGCGAGGTCTGGATCGCCAGCGTGCAAGCGGAAGCTCTTTTCAGATACCGATTCAGTAGAAGTCGAGACAGAAAGCTCGAGTTCGAAGCATAGCCTCGATTCCATCAAAACTGTAGAACGTCTTTCGTCTCGAAAAACTGAGCCAGTTAAAACCGAGATAGGGTCCCCAAAAACCGTCTCAAAATTCCTAAAATCAGTTCCAAGTGGAGCGTCGACAAAAAGGTCAGACACAAGAAAGGCGAATGGACCATCAACAGGTGACATAGGCTCGGATTGTTCTGTATCCGTAAAACAGCTGAGATCGATCGAGGATATTCGGAAATCCATCGAAAGTGAGAGTCCTAATCGGAAGGCGAGGGAAGTGTCGCCAAAGTCAGCAATTGCAAGCAGCGCTTTAAGAGGCTTGAGCACGGTTCATCCGCAATCGCGGCGAACGAGTGGCGAGGATCGTGGTGAAAGTAAAAGAGAGACGTTGTTAAAGCGACCAGAGAATCTTAGCGTGAAGAACAACGCATTAGGGGATTCGGTACGGGTTGTAAGCTGCATGCCACGTTTCTCCAGGGTCGTGAAGAGTCCGAGCCCGGATTTGATGAAAGCTCCGGAAACGGGCAACCGTCCACGAAGAAATGTCCCTCCATCGCCATCGAAAAGCCCAGACACGGCATCCAGG CGATCTTCCACTGACGCGAAAATTCAAGATACAAAATTATTGAAGCGACCTGTACCTGCGAAAAGCACAGAGCCTATTGGAAACAGAAAATCGACGACTACACGAAAATCGACGGACGTCGTCGATGGCGCTGTTCTCGAAAATGGTCTGCATTTACGAGACCAAACCATCGAAACGAAATACGATAATGACTCGTCAGCAACGAAGAAGGGCGAAGCTTTCATCATCGACTTCGATGAGCAACCGTCGAAGGAAAACGATGGTCCACCTTTGAGAAAACCGCTATTAAGAAAAAGATCAACCGAT AAACAAACGCTTCCCACGCAATCTGGTCGGCCTCCTTCATCGGTTTCCTCCACGTCCAGCGGGAGTTCTATGCAGGCTTCCGTTACCAAAGGTAAAATGGCTTCGAGAGCGAGGACACCAATTTCCGGTACAACGACGTCCAAAGGGTCAGCTTCCAGCAAAGGCGGAAGCTCGTGTGCTGT CGAGCAGTTAGTCCCGTGCAAAGTCTGTGGCCGTCGCTTCGCTCAGGATCGCGTGGGTCTGCACGAGCAAATCTGCACTAAAACGGGACAAAAAAAGAGGAAGCAATTCGACACGATGATGCACAGAGTAAGAGGTACCGAACTCGAGTCGTTCGTCAAGAAAGGAATTTGTAAAAAGATCGAG AAACCGAAGAAAACAGAGGTAAAATCGAACTGGCGGCGGAAGCACGAAGACTTCATCAACGCCATACGTTCCGCCAAGCAAGTGCAAGCTCACCTAGCTGCAGGAGGAAAGATCAGCGATTTGCCGCCACCACCACCCAGCGATACCAGCGATTATATTCAATGTCCTCACTGCGGAAGAAAGTTCAATCAAGCGGCAGCTGAACGTCACATTCCCAAATGCGAGCACATGTTGCACAACAAGCCTGTGCACGTGCGAGCACCGAAACCGAGGCGCTAA